The window CTTGCCGCCCCCTAGCCTGACGCCATGCGCCGCCTGTTGCCACTGACCCTGCTGCTGACGCCTCTGGCCCTGGCCCAGTCTGACGCGGCGCTGGCGGCGGTGGACGCCGCGCAGATGAGCATTCCCGCTGCCCGGCAAAAGGCCTATCCCGGCAGTGCCCTGACCGTGCGGCAGACCCTGGCGGCAGGCAGCACCTACACCCGTCAGGTGGTGAGCTACCAGTCCGACGGCCTGCGCATCAACGCGCTGCTGACGGTGCCGCGCGGGACGCCACCCAAAGGTGGCTGGCCCGCCATCGTCTTCAATCACGGCTATATCCCGCCCAACGTCTACCGCACCACTGAGCGCTACGTGGCCTATCAGGACGCCTTTGCGCGGGCAGGCTTCGTGACCCTGAAAAGTGACTACCGGGGTCACGGCAGCAGCCAGGGCGAGGCGCTGGGCGGCTACTACGCACCGGGCTACACCACCGATGTCATGAACGCGCTGAGCAGCCTGAAGCAAGATGGCCGGGTCAACGCCGCGCGTATCGGCATGTGGGGGCACTCGATGGGCGGCTTTCTGACCCTGCGGGCGATGGTCATTGACCGGCAGGTGAAGGCTGGGGTCATCTGGGCGGGCGTGGTGGGCGACTACCACCAGCTCCTCAACGAATGGAACAACCCTGTGCCGGTCTCTATTCCGGCCCGCATCCTGAACCTGCGCAAACAGGCCGTGGCGAAATACAGCACCCCGCGCCAGAACCCGCAGTTCTGGAATCAGCTCAGCGCGACCTCCTACCTGCGCGACCTGGGCGGCCCCGTGCAGCTGCACATAGGTACGGCAGACAAGGAGGTGCCCGTGGCCTTTCACACCTCGCTGGCCACCCGCCTGAAGGCCCTGGGCAAGCCGGTGCAGAATTACGTCTACCCCGGCGACAACCATGACCTGAGCCGCAACCTGCGCGTGGCCCTTGACCGCAGCGTCAAGTTCTTTCAGCAGCACCTGTAACGGCGCGCCCTGACCTTGCGGCCGCGCGTGCTGGGCCGGCCACCTTTAAGTTATCGGCAGCCCATAGACCCGCTGAGCGTTTTCGTCTGTTGAACGCTCCAGTTCAGCGGGGGCCAGGCCGCGCAGCGCCG of the Deinococcus betulae genome contains:
- a CDS encoding alpha/beta hydrolase family protein; protein product: MRRLLPLTLLLTPLALAQSDAALAAVDAAQMSIPAARQKAYPGSALTVRQTLAAGSTYTRQVVSYQSDGLRINALLTVPRGTPPKGGWPAIVFNHGYIPPNVYRTTERYVAYQDAFARAGFVTLKSDYRGHGSSQGEALGGYYAPGYTTDVMNALSSLKQDGRVNAARIGMWGHSMGGFLTLRAMVIDRQVKAGVIWAGVVGDYHQLLNEWNNPVPVSIPARILNLRKQAVAKYSTPRQNPQFWNQLSATSYLRDLGGPVQLHIGTADKEVPVAFHTSLATRLKALGKPVQNYVYPGDNHDLSRNLRVALDRSVKFFQQHL